The segment ACACGAGCATTATGATGCTTACAAGGGGACACGGGACAAAACTCCAAGTGAATTTTCGGAACAGATTCCCTTGATCAAAGAAGTGTTGGACACTTTTGGAATTCGGTATTACGAGTTGCCGAGGTATGAGGCGGATGACATCATCGGAACATTGTCCCGGCAGGCAGATCAAGAGAACATAAACAGCGTCATTGTAACAGGGGACAAGGATTTATTGCAGTTGGTATCGGATTCCACCCAGTTGCTGTTGACCCGTAAAGGAGTGACAGAGACTGAAAAGTATGATCGACAGGCGATTGACGACAAGTATGGACTGAAACCGGAGCAAATTATTGATCTCAAAGGCTTGATGGGAGATCCTTCGGACAATATTCCGGGTATCCCCGGAGTGGGAGAGAAAACAGCTTTAAAGCTGTTGCACCAGTTTCATTCCATGGAAGGTGTGTTGGAAAATATTGATGATTTACCCGGTAAAAAACTGAAAGAACGTGTGTCACAAAACCGGGAACAAGCACGAATGAGTAAGGATTTGGCTACCATCATGTGTGAGGTGCCCATGGATTTCACGATACGGGATCTGGCATACAAACCCTTTACTCCCGACAAGGTGGCTCCTTTGTTCAAACAATTGGAGTTTAAAACGTTATTGGGACGGGTTCAGGATGAAGCGACGCCTCCTGAGGAGGAAAGAGAAGCGGTCTCTTATCACATTTTGAAAGAAGAGGATAAAAAGAATTGGGAATACCTGTTTACTCAGCCGATCCTTTCCCTGTATGTGGAAATGCCAGAATCCAACTACCATCGGGGAGAGGTACTGGGGGTAGGCCTGTCCGATCCACAGGGACAGAATTTGTATATTCCTTATGAAATTGCCCGGGACTGGAAGGCTTTTAAAGAATGGCTGGCAGATGGCTCCCGAAATAAAGTGGCTTATGATATGAAAAGAACCCAGCTCGCTCTCAAACGCTGGGGGATGGACTCCGCAGGTTATATCTTTGATGTATTGCTGGCTTCATATGTGATCAATCCCTCAGAAACGGGGCACGAGTTAAGCGATATTGTTTTGAGGAAACTGGGGGGCGGGTTGCCTGATGATGATACAGTGTACGGTAAAGGAGCCAAAAGGAAACAACTTGAGGGAGAGAAACTGGCGGAGCATCTTGCCGGAAAAACCCGTTCTTTGATCCGGTTGCATCCTATTTTGGAACAAGAGCTGAAAGAAGCGGAATTGGATTCTCTTTTCTTCGACTTGGAACTTCCTGTCGCTCAGGTGCTGGCAAAGATGGAATGGGTCGGTGTCAAAGTGGATCAAGATCGACTTGAAAGTCTGGGAGAAGAACTGCGGGATCAGCTGGATCGATTGACACAAAAAATTTACGACCTGGCAGGGACAGAATTTAACATCAATTCTCCCAAACAGCTGGGGGAGATCTTATTTGACAAACTGGGTTTGCCGGTGCTGAAAAAAACCAAAACAGGGTATTCCACCAGTGCGGATGTTTTGGAAAAGCTGGCTCCGCAACATGAGGTCGTGGAAGAGATTCTTCATTACCGTCAAGTAGGCAAGCTGGTTTCAACTTATGTAGATGGGCTGTTAAAGGAGATTTACCAGGAGAACGGAAAAATCCATACCCGGTTTAACCAGACGATTACGGCTACGGGCCGTCTTTCCAGTGCTGATCCTAATTTGCAAAACATCCCGGTTCGGTTGGAGGAAGGGCGCAGATTGCGTCAGGTTTTTGTTCCGTCACAGGCGGGATGGAAAATTTTATCAGCCGATTATTCTCAGATTGAGTTGCGGGTACTGGCACACCTGTCCCAGGATGAGAACCTGGTCCAGGCTTTCCAAAGTGATGAGGACATTCATACCCAAACAGCCATGGATGTCTTTCATGTGGACAAGGAGGAAGTAACTTCTCTGATGCGCCGTCAAGCCAAGGCGGTTAATTTTGGGATTGTGTATGGGATCAGTGATTACGGCCTGTCGCAAAACCTGAACATCCCCCGAAAGGAAGCGGGTGAATTTATTCAGCGATACTTTGACAGCTATCCCGGAGTAAAAAATTACATGGATAACATGGTGGCAAGAGCGAAACGGGATGGTTATGTCACCACCATGTTGCATCGTCGTCGCTATTTACCTGATATCAATTCCCGAAATTACAACCGGCGCAGTTTTGCTGAACGAACTGCTATGAATACTCCGATTCAAGGGACAGCGGCGGATATTATCAAAAAAGCAATGGTGCAAATGGACGAGGCCTTGCAGCAGGAAGGACTAAAAGCCCGTCTTCTCCTTCAGGTACATGATGAATTGATTTTTGAAGTCCCTGAAGAGGAAGTGAAGAAATTGTCCCAGGTGGTAATCCAAGTAATGGAAAATCCCGTGAAACTGGATGTTCCCTTACGGGTGGAAGTTCAATTCGGAAATACTTGGTACGAGGCGAAATAATAGAAAGAGGGAGAGAAAGAAGTGCCTGAGTTACCCGAGGTAGAAACAGTCAGACAAACATTGAAGAAGTTGATTCTGGGAAAAACGGTTGCAAAAGTAACCGTTTCCCTCCCACGAATTATTAAGGAACCGCCTAATCCGGAGTTGTTTGGGGAGATGTTAAAAGGGAAGACCGTGACAGACATTCGTCGACGAGGAAAGCTGTTGCGGATTGACTTGGATCCATGGACTTTGGTGTCTCACTTACGGATGGAAGGGCGGTACAGTGTCCATGACTCTGATGAACCGGTTGCCAAGCATACCCATGTGATTTTTCGGTTTACGGATAAAACGGAGCTCCGATATCAGGATGTTCGCCAGTTTGGGACGATGCATCTATTTCCCAAGGGAGAAGAGGAGCTGCATCCTCCCCTGAATAAACTGGGGCCGGAACCTTTATCCGATGACTTTACGCTGGAGGTATTTCAAGAACGATTATCCAAACGAAAAACCAGGTTGAAAGCCCTGCTTCTCAACCAGGAATTTTTAAGTGGACTGGGTAATATTTATGTCGATGAAGCTCTTTTCACTGCCGGTTTACATCCCGAACGGACCGCCCCGAGTCTGTCACAGGAAGAAGTGAAGCGCTTGTTTGACAGCATACGTTCCACTTTGAAGAAGGCGGTGGAAGCAGGGGGTTCCTCGGTTCGCTCCTATGTAAACGGTGCCGGGGAGATGGGGATGTTTCAATTGCAGATCCAGGTGTACGGGAGAAAAGGAGAACCCTGTCATCGCTGTGGCAATGCGATACGGCGAATGGTGGTTGCCGGAAGAGGCACTCATATTTGCGTTCAATGTCAACACTGAAAGGGTTCTTCGTATTCTTTTTGGAAAACATGATCATTCTAAGTCATGAACCTTAAGGGCTTTACCCGAAACTGCCGGATTGGTTATCCTACTTACAATTACAAGGTTTCGTGGGTGCTTGAATCTTCCGATGTTGCCATTGGATATGGCTGAGTATGGATTGGGGAAAGGGGAATCTCCCGGTGGCAGTAGGTTTAACAGGAGGAATCGCAACGGGAAAGAGCACCGTGTCTGAAATGCTGCGGCGCCGGGGTGCTCGGTTAATCGATGCTGATCAGATCGCAAGAGCAGTGGTGGAACCCGGTCAAAAAGGGAATGAACAGGTACGGAGACGGTTTGGGGAACGAGTGTTTCACCCGGATGGTTCCCTCAATCGAAAAGCTTTGGGGGAGATTGTATTCCGGGATAAATCCGCTCGTCAGGATCTGAACCGGATCCTTCATCCGCTGATTATGAAACGGATGAAAGAAGAAAAGGATCATTGGGAAAAAATTGATCCCAATCAAGTGGTGATACTGGACATACCCTTGTTGATCGAAGAGGATTTGACGTCTTTGGTTGATCAGGTTATCTTGGTATATGTAACAGAGTCGATACAGTTAAAGCGCTTAATGAACAGAGACCAAATCAATGAAACTGAGGCTAAACAAAAAATGGCGGCTCAAATGCCCATTGAAATGAAAAAAACATTTGCAGATGTTGTTATTGATAATTCCGGTTCGCTGACAAACACGGAAAGACAGGTTGATGAATTATGGGGAAAATTAATTTCCGAAAATGGATCCAACCTGCCGTAGTTGCATTGCCATCCAGGAAAAATATGTTTGTTGCCTTTATTCTGTTCCTGGTATTTATCCTGATCGCTATTCCTCTATTCAATAAATGGATGTATCCATTAAAATATGAGGAACAAATTATATACAGCGCTGATGCGACCGGAGCTGATCCATTCCTTGTGATGGCCATCATCCGGGTGGAAAGCAAATTTGATCCCCATGTGGAATCCCATGCCGGAGCCCAGGGATTGATGCAATTGACACCGAATACAGTGAACTGGGTGGTGGACAGGGGTCGCTTTTCTCCTGCATTTCGGGATTCGGTACATGATCCTGCCATCAACATTCATATGGGCAGCTGGTACATATCAGGATTAATGCGTGAATTTAAAGGGAACAAAGTCGCAGCAATCGCTGCATACAATGCTGGTCCTGGGAATGTCAAAAAATGGATGGAATCCGGTCGCTGGGACGGTACAAAGCGGAACCTCAGGCAGGTGCCATATGGTGAAACCCGTCATTATGTTCAGCGGGTCCTTTTCTTTCATGAAAAGTACCGAAACTTATACGGACATGTTACGAAAGAACGAAAATCATACACACTGCCCCAGTAGGCACTGTGTTTGCAGGATGCCGTTTTAGAAAACAGGCATCCTGTTTTTTTTGACAAATGTTCTGATGAAATCCTGTCTTTTCCAAAGTATGA is part of the Kroppenstedtia pulmonis genome and harbors:
- the polA gene encoding DNA polymerase I, whose translation is MSKLVLIDGNSIAFRAFYALPLLTNSSGTYTNAVYGFTMMLMKVLEEEKPDYILVAFDAGKTTFRHEHYDAYKGTRDKTPSEFSEQIPLIKEVLDTFGIRYYELPRYEADDIIGTLSRQADQENINSVIVTGDKDLLQLVSDSTQLLLTRKGVTETEKYDRQAIDDKYGLKPEQIIDLKGLMGDPSDNIPGIPGVGEKTALKLLHQFHSMEGVLENIDDLPGKKLKERVSQNREQARMSKDLATIMCEVPMDFTIRDLAYKPFTPDKVAPLFKQLEFKTLLGRVQDEATPPEEEREAVSYHILKEEDKKNWEYLFTQPILSLYVEMPESNYHRGEVLGVGLSDPQGQNLYIPYEIARDWKAFKEWLADGSRNKVAYDMKRTQLALKRWGMDSAGYIFDVLLASYVINPSETGHELSDIVLRKLGGGLPDDDTVYGKGAKRKQLEGEKLAEHLAGKTRSLIRLHPILEQELKEAELDSLFFDLELPVAQVLAKMEWVGVKVDQDRLESLGEELRDQLDRLTQKIYDLAGTEFNINSPKQLGEILFDKLGLPVLKKTKTGYSTSADVLEKLAPQHEVVEEILHYRQVGKLVSTYVDGLLKEIYQENGKIHTRFNQTITATGRLSSADPNLQNIPVRLEEGRRLRQVFVPSQAGWKILSADYSQIELRVLAHLSQDENLVQAFQSDEDIHTQTAMDVFHVDKEEVTSLMRRQAKAVNFGIVYGISDYGLSQNLNIPRKEAGEFIQRYFDSYPGVKNYMDNMVARAKRDGYVTTMLHRRRYLPDINSRNYNRRSFAERTAMNTPIQGTAADIIKKAMVQMDEALQQEGLKARLLLQVHDELIFEVPEEEVKKLSQVVIQVMENPVKLDVPLRVEVQFGNTWYEAK
- the mutM gene encoding DNA-formamidopyrimidine glycosylase, coding for MPELPEVETVRQTLKKLILGKTVAKVTVSLPRIIKEPPNPELFGEMLKGKTVTDIRRRGKLLRIDLDPWTLVSHLRMEGRYSVHDSDEPVAKHTHVIFRFTDKTELRYQDVRQFGTMHLFPKGEEELHPPLNKLGPEPLSDDFTLEVFQERLSKRKTRLKALLLNQEFLSGLGNIYVDEALFTAGLHPERTAPSLSQEEVKRLFDSIRSTLKKAVEAGGSSVRSYVNGAGEMGMFQLQIQVYGRKGEPCHRCGNAIRRMVVAGRGTHICVQCQH
- the coaE gene encoding dephospho-CoA kinase (Dephospho-CoA kinase (CoaE) performs the final step in coenzyme A biosynthesis.): MAVGLTGGIATGKSTVSEMLRRRGARLIDADQIARAVVEPGQKGNEQVRRRFGERVFHPDGSLNRKALGEIVFRDKSARQDLNRILHPLIMKRMKEEKDHWEKIDPNQVVILDIPLLIEEDLTSLVDQVILVYVTESIQLKRLMNRDQINETEAKQKMAAQMPIEMKKTFADVVIDNSGSLTNTERQVDELWGKLISENGSNLP
- a CDS encoding lytic transglycosylase domain-containing protein, which translates into the protein MGKINFRKWIQPAVVALPSRKNMFVAFILFLVFILIAIPLFNKWMYPLKYEEQIIYSADATGADPFLVMAIIRVESKFDPHVESHAGAQGLMQLTPNTVNWVVDRGRFSPAFRDSVHDPAINIHMGSWYISGLMREFKGNKVAAIAAYNAGPGNVKKWMESGRWDGTKRNLRQVPYGETRHYVQRVLFFHEKYRNLYGHVTKERKSYTLPQ